One Candidatus Saccharimonadales bacterium genomic window carries:
- a CDS encoding NUDIX domain-containing protein gives MKKGLRLKLTFTPPSDGRVHSYCLYCGQESPRSGLREKRLAYECKACGRRHTRALIIDPGVRWWCDETGEYWHETAGIFLSNNQGEFLFFERTRHPFGLTVPAGHVDTGELEMTTARRELGEEAGVLLPNSAFRHVVSEAIYGDECRRGADVHRWHIFTAKLPSHLSIIVDEREGVNPIWLRLEDALERKLTFATRYIISRHCEAIAQIVG, from the coding sequence ATGAAGAAAGGTCTAAGGTTGAAACTGACATTTACACCGCCTAGCGACGGCCGAGTGCACAGCTACTGCCTTTATTGCGGGCAAGAAAGCCCTCGCAGTGGCTTGCGCGAGAAGCGTCTTGCGTATGAATGCAAGGCGTGTGGCCGACGGCATACCCGAGCACTCATCATTGATCCCGGTGTTCGATGGTGGTGCGATGAAACCGGTGAATACTGGCACGAGACAGCAGGGATTTTCCTCAGCAACAATCAGGGGGAGTTTCTGTTTTTCGAGCGGACACGCCATCCGTTCGGGCTAACAGTTCCGGCGGGTCACGTCGACACCGGAGAGCTCGAAATGACGACGGCACGCCGGGAACTCGGAGAAGAAGCGGGCGTTCTGCTTCCGAATTCGGCTTTCAGGCACGTGGTGAGTGAGGCTATTTACGGCGACGAATGCCGGCGCGGAGCTGATGTTCATCGCTGGCATATTTTCACCGCCAAATTGCCCAGTCATCTGTCGATTATCGTTGACGAGCGCGAGGGAGTAAATCCAATCTGGCTGCGCCTTGAAGACGCGCTAGAGCGCAAGCTCACTTTTGCAACACGGTACATCATCTCACGGCACTGCGAAGCTATCGCGCAGATCGTCGGGTGA
- a CDS encoding sigma-70 family RNA polymerase sigma factor, which yields MSEVTRTPDSFRHDSEVPPSSMPDSRTLGREALREVNSSLKREFETFIAPHVSLILGIARKSLSDPQDAEDILQEVLIKTWHVFEKGNRPKKGWFATVTRTTIIDSYRRESLRRPNTEAVDYTSYENQALHPSYSFEDTIRQEMLAGDDAFMQFLVDILRTQHISGEELLELVIEIANGSKVSEYAAAHNMPGGQARRHLYIARNQARKYEALIQAYLAGEDISSKTL from the coding sequence ATGTCCGAGGTCACACGCACCCCCGACTCCTTTCGGCACGATTCCGAAGTGCCACCATCTTCCATGCCCGATAGCCGTACTCTTGGCAGGGAAGCCCTTCGGGAAGTTAACTCCTCACTCAAGCGAGAGTTCGAAACATTTATTGCTCCTCATGTTTCCCTTATCTTAGGAATCGCGCGTAAATCACTGAGCGACCCGCAGGATGCCGAAGACATCCTTCAGGAAGTGCTCATAAAGACATGGCATGTTTTCGAAAAAGGAAATCGGCCCAAGAAAGGTTGGTTTGCCACCGTTACCCGTACGACAATTATTGACAGTTACCGTAGAGAATCCCTGCGGCGCCCTAATACAGAAGCCGTTGATTACACCTCTTACGAAAATCAGGCTCTCCACCCCTCATATTCGTTCGAAGACACAATCAGACAGGAGATGCTTGCGGGTGACGATGCATTTATGCAATTTCTCGTTGATATCCTTAGAACACAGCATATATCCGGCGAGGAGCTACTTGAGCTGGTTATTGAAATAGCAAACGGCTCCAAAGTAAGCGAGTACGCCGCGGCACACAATATGCCGGGCGGACAGGCTCGCCGCCATCTCTATATCGCGCGTAATCAGGCAAGAAAGTACGAAGCCCTCATACAAGCTTATCTTGCGGGTGAAGACATTTCCTCCAAAACATTATAA
- a CDS encoding LuxR C-terminal-related transcriptional regulator, producing the protein MQPPTRELEILLAVAKGDSHEEIARNFGISEMSVKASLVKTRERYGAVNNEEAIGFALAARHIPLRKGQNPGTPLNQAEVDFLSLVAGGNQDEDLEKIYFCSRKLIDNYMKVIIGKLDAVNRCNAIYKGFRYGLLIERGERYYAKHLRNSQADALLASAVTASLEEAAAILCLKPSTVKTHLQHCRRRLIANTTPHAVAIAIHNGELFCPPADENSAKTLEWRERQALINIAQGYSDPDSAAMLKIGVRTLTRAVASAIEKLEATGRENAVFKLFQQGVLK; encoded by the coding sequence GTGCAACCCCCGACTCGAGAACTCGAAATCTTGTTGGCAGTCGCAAAAGGAGACAGCCACGAAGAAATTGCCAGAAATTTTGGCATATCCGAAATGAGTGTCAAAGCTAGCCTGGTCAAGACCAGGGAACGATACGGAGCAGTAAACAACGAAGAAGCTATCGGCTTTGCGCTTGCCGCTCGTCACATTCCTCTTCGTAAAGGGCAGAATCCCGGCACTCCTCTCAACCAAGCAGAAGTCGACTTTCTTAGCCTCGTAGCTGGCGGAAACCAAGATGAGGACTTGGAGAAGATTTACTTCTGTTCGCGGAAGCTTATCGATAATTACATGAAAGTAATCATCGGAAAACTGGATGCCGTCAACCGGTGCAATGCCATTTATAAAGGGTTTCGCTACGGACTGTTGATTGAGAGGGGTGAGCGGTACTACGCAAAGCATCTTCGCAACTCCCAGGCAGATGCATTGCTTGCTTCCGCCGTTACTGCCAGTCTAGAAGAGGCGGCGGCGATACTTTGCCTTAAGCCGTCAACAGTAAAAACGCACCTGCAACACTGCCGGCGGCGACTTATTGCCAATACGACGCCCCATGCGGTGGCTATTGCGATTCACAACGGAGAATTGTTTTGTCCGCCCGCTGACGAGAATTCGGCAAAAACGCTTGAGTGGAGGGAACGCCAGGCGCTCATAAACATTGCCCAAGGATATAGTGATCCGGACTCCGCAGCGATGCTCAAAATTGGCGTTCGTACGCTGACTCGAGCAGTTGCTTCGGCTATCGAAAAGCTAGAAGCAACAGGTCGAGAGAACGCTGTCTTCAAGCTGTTTCAACAGGGAGTTCTTAAGTGA
- a CDS encoding AAA family ATPase, protein MDTLSHTLILPWVESATGHFVYADEMRKAFSLAIAAGVNLIFSGPGGHGKSEFLEAAFGAIRDVTPYVKSFGQGTSPEELYGGLDLDALNRQGGAEKAVLQYSPELSFLACRVAVFEELFDAPPRVLTSLKDTLTARELRNGHQRYPMVTRIIAAPTNHSPQEVAEGQTWHVQARAAHPGLAFTFTFSS, encoded by the coding sequence ATGGACACTCTTTCCCACACCCTCATCCTTCCCTGGGTCGAGAGTGCTACGGGTCACTTCGTCTACGCAGATGAAATGCGCAAGGCGTTTTCGCTCGCAATAGCCGCAGGTGTCAATCTGATTTTCAGTGGCCCTGGCGGTCACGGAAAGTCGGAGTTCTTGGAGGCCGCCTTTGGTGCCATCAGGGACGTGACTCCGTACGTCAAGTCGTTTGGCCAGGGTACCTCTCCGGAGGAGCTCTACGGTGGCCTCGACCTCGACGCCCTGAATCGACAGGGCGGCGCGGAAAAGGCTGTCCTTCAGTACAGTCCCGAACTGAGTTTCTTGGCGTGCCGAGTAGCCGTGTTCGAAGAGCTCTTCGATGCCCCTCCGCGGGTGTTGACGAGCCTCAAGGACACGCTGACGGCACGCGAACTGCGCAACGGTCACCAGCGTTACCCGATGGTGACGCGAATCATCGCGGCGCCGACGAACCACTCGCCACAGGAGGTTGCCGAAGGCCAAACCTGGCATGTGCAGGCAAGGGCTGCTCACCCAGGGCTGGCTTTTACGTTTACTTTCTCGTCATAA
- a CDS encoding TetR/AcrR family transcriptional regulator, with translation MRSKKEAQTTRIQQVRRQDIITAATKIINRDGYAATSIMSIAKEAHVSKGTIMYHFATKDELIGAIVETAYMEGAAYMKPRIDAAQTMTDKLKAYITSNIEYLAQHADQIAAVHQVILNTPAVDYSGNAVDLLELLFLRGQNGGEFGEFDARTMAVSLRFVIDGSSFYLLENPAINSKKYADSIWQMFMRATKK, from the coding sequence ATGCGTTCAAAAAAAGAAGCTCAGACGACTCGGATTCAGCAAGTGCGTCGGCAAGATATTATTACTGCTGCGACGAAAATTATTAACCGGGACGGTTACGCAGCCACGTCAATTATGTCCATTGCCAAGGAAGCCCACGTGAGCAAAGGAACAATTATGTATCATTTTGCAACAAAGGATGAGCTGATTGGTGCCATTGTCGAGACGGCTTATATGGAAGGTGCAGCCTATATGAAGCCGCGTATTGATGCCGCACAAACGATGACCGACAAGTTAAAAGCGTACATAACTTCTAATATTGAGTATCTTGCCCAGCATGCCGATCAGATTGCGGCCGTGCACCAGGTTATATTGAATACGCCCGCGGTCGACTATAGTGGCAATGCGGTTGATCTATTGGAATTGCTCTTTTTAAGGGGGCAGAACGGGGGTGAGTTTGGCGAGTTTGATGCAAGAACAATGGCGGTATCACTCCGCTTTGTTATTGATGGGTCGTCTTTTTATCTTTTGGAAAATCCGGCCATCAATTCAAAAAAGTATGCGGATTCAATCTGGCAAATGTTTATGCGAGCAACGAAAAAGTAA
- a CDS encoding helix-turn-helix domain-containing protein encodes MELVTSTRLADKLRITADTLAQWRRVGFLAPAETINNTNHYKITNVDEILQRGATNLNHKISAKDVLWGKVVLLPIGDAAEKLGTSTNALRHRIERGRFGAIKLLSEWRVLEADVDRFLMQANNPDYISREEVAHIFGSRLDYVKERIQSGELRCVTIPGKPIRRPVTLESILALLQKLIPKWVDAKEWIAERKKDERPLIGLREFERFLGLSANTGQNVLKDGRIAYLQTEGGLIKISPVSANRLLDRQTPLNVGQVAAIFGVDEDTAAKAWQSGDLECTLHHHSDKKLRQACVVEMLRDCLSPGVTQRIKWCEQRLRDPSPLLSVAEAAAFFDVSEKQVTHFLQSGKLRGVKLPGRTTEWHIAKDMR; translated from the coding sequence GTGGAGCTCGTAACTTCAACCAGACTTGCCGATAAGCTGCGAATCACCGCAGACACGCTCGCCCAATGGCGAAGAGTCGGTTTTTTAGCACCCGCAGAAACCATCAACAATACAAATCACTACAAAATCACAAATGTAGACGAAATATTGCAACGAGGAGCGACAAATCTTAACCATAAGATATCCGCCAAGGATGTCTTATGGGGCAAGGTGGTGCTCTTACCCATAGGTGATGCCGCAGAGAAGCTAGGCACAAGCACTAATGCGCTTCGTCATCGCATCGAACGAGGGAGGTTTGGGGCCATCAAGCTCCTGTCGGAATGGCGTGTCCTCGAAGCAGATGTCGACCGGTTTCTCATGCAAGCTAACAATCCAGATTACATATCACGAGAAGAAGTGGCACATATTTTTGGATCGCGCCTTGATTACGTCAAGGAGCGCATCCAGAGCGGGGAGTTGCGGTGCGTTACGATTCCTGGCAAGCCGATCAGGAGGCCAGTCACCCTAGAAAGCATTCTCGCTTTACTCCAAAAACTCATCCCAAAGTGGGTAGACGCCAAAGAGTGGATCGCAGAGCGCAAAAAAGACGAGCGTCCCTTAATAGGGCTACGAGAATTCGAGCGTTTTCTTGGACTTAGTGCCAACACAGGGCAGAACGTGTTAAAAGATGGGCGGATCGCTTACCTCCAAACAGAAGGAGGTTTGATAAAGATTTCCCCCGTGTCAGCGAACCGCCTGCTTGATCGGCAAACTCCACTCAACGTAGGGCAGGTAGCCGCGATCTTCGGGGTAGACGAGGATACCGCCGCGAAAGCTTGGCAATCCGGAGATCTTGAATGCACTTTGCATCATCATAGCGACAAAAAACTCCGACAAGCGTGTGTCGTAGAAATGCTAAGGGATTGTCTCAGTCCGGGAGTCACCCAGCGAATAAAATGGTGTGAGCAACGCTTGCGTGACCCCAGCCCGCTCTTGTCTGTAGCTGAAGCAGCGGCCTTTTTCGACGTTTCGGAAAAGCAAGTTACACATTTCCTTCAAAGCGGTAAGCTGCGAGGAGTTAAGCTACCCGGCAGAACCACCGAGTGGCATATCGCGAAGGATATGCGCTAG
- a CDS encoding pyridoxamine 5'-phosphate oxidase family protein, producing MKDYRASAQAILADNIYGTIATTSKDGLPWAAPQFIAFDNDLKNIYWCAARTSQHGQNIQANSKAFIVVYDSSVGPGEGSGVYLQADAAIVTDPDEMKRAMTQLIDRHQSIPYFTLEDVQRPDATTVVFKAHIRQAWINSGREENGQFVLYREPVKL from the coding sequence ATGAAAGACTATCGTGCATCCGCTCAAGCTATCTTAGCTGACAACATATACGGCACAATCGCCACCACCTCCAAAGACGGCTTACCATGGGCGGCACCCCAATTTATCGCCTTTGATAACGATTTAAAAAACATATATTGGTGTGCCGCTCGTACCAGCCAGCACGGTCAAAACATTCAAGCAAATAGCAAAGCCTTTATCGTTGTGTACGATTCAAGTGTTGGTCCGGGTGAAGGCAGTGGCGTGTATCTGCAAGCAGACGCCGCTATCGTGACCGATCCGGACGAAATGAAGCGCGCTATGACCCAACTGATCGACCGCCATCAGAGCATACCCTACTTCACTCTAGAAGACGTCCAACGGCCCGATGCCACAACGGTTGTCTTCAAAGCCCATATTCGACAAGCTTGGATTAATAGCGGGCGTGAAGAGAATGGCCAGTTCGTTTTGTACCGTGAACCTGTAAAATTATAA
- a CDS encoding YdcF family protein: MPRTSNAELPSASELWEILAKESQRLAVYYDYLKLHQDIFIPFKQLCRKYGAECDWLSVYEQIDLVELDARLLACFDKLEASMFNKTDPLYAAVYDKLVINKEPENADAIFVFGSPNDLRIRKAIELYKAGFSDKIVISGHGPFYASHTQNEAERMAKVALDEGVPESALLLEPKAITIPDNVKRTLDLFEDIDFKPAKLIIVASPFALRRCEMDWYKFTPWAIKTVPVASDSMSYDFTREGWTTTSRGIRVILNEYAKLIFETKMDLLRRERST; this comes from the coding sequence ATGCCAAGGACAAGTAATGCTGAGCTACCCTCCGCCAGTGAGTTATGGGAGATTCTTGCAAAAGAATCCCAAAGACTTGCTGTTTATTACGATTATCTGAAACTTCATCAAGATATCTTTATACCCTTTAAGCAATTGTGTCGTAAATATGGGGCGGAATGTGATTGGTTGAGTGTGTACGAACAAATAGATCTCGTCGAGCTAGACGCACGTTTGCTCGCATGCTTTGATAAGCTTGAGGCGAGCATGTTCAATAAAACAGACCCTCTTTACGCAGCCGTCTACGACAAGCTTGTTATAAATAAAGAGCCGGAAAATGCCGACGCAATATTTGTTTTTGGATCTCCAAACGATTTAAGAATACGAAAAGCTATTGAATTATACAAAGCTGGATTTTCCGATAAGATTGTTATAAGCGGTCACGGACCTTTTTACGCAAGCCATACGCAAAATGAAGCTGAGCGAATGGCCAAGGTAGCTTTAGACGAAGGAGTTCCAGAATCAGCATTGCTGCTAGAGCCGAAAGCTATAACCATACCAGATAACGTGAAGCGTACTCTTGATTTGTTTGAGGACATTGATTTTAAGCCTGCTAAATTAATTATAGTTGCATCACCGTTTGCACTGCGTCGTTGCGAGATGGATTGGTATAAATTTACACCTTGGGCTATCAAAACAGTACCAGTTGCCTCTGACTCTATGTCGTACGATTTTACTAGAGAGGGATGGACGACGACCTCCCGAGGTATTCGAGTAATCTTAAATGAGTATGCCAAACTTATCTTTGAAACAAAGATGGATTTATTGCGTCGTGAACGAAGTACTTAG
- a CDS encoding LuxR C-terminal-related transcriptional regulator, with product MPAKKPIDTPAQIATLTAFELDVLQDKACGLTDAAVGDKRNHASISTAKSWLRDIFEKLGYYQDDDVAKDIENPAARAVCAVLRAKKIAGPPGMKGKVQGLSREEQSVLDFVSLGYSTPQIASYLYSGEETVKARIQSAGKKLGVKSRVQIAAAAIAHGLIE from the coding sequence ATGCCTGCTAAAAAGCCCATCGATACCCCTGCACAGATCGCGACACTCACCGCTTTCGAACTGGATGTTCTCCAAGACAAAGCCTGCGGCCTCACTGATGCCGCAGTCGGCGATAAGCGAAACCATGCAAGTATCTCTACTGCCAAAAGCTGGCTACGTGATATCTTCGAAAAGCTTGGCTACTACCAGGATGATGATGTGGCTAAGGATATCGAAAACCCCGCCGCTCGAGCCGTCTGCGCGGTCCTCCGGGCAAAAAAGATCGCTGGACCCCCGGGAATGAAGGGTAAAGTTCAGGGCCTCAGCAGGGAGGAGCAAAGTGTCCTTGATTTCGTTTCACTCGGCTATTCCACGCCGCAAATCGCCAGCTACCTGTATTCCGGTGAAGAGACTGTTAAGGCACGGATTCAGAGCGCCGGCAAAAAATTGGGCGTGAAGTCTCGCGTCCAGATAGCAGCCGCCGCAATCGCTCATGGCTTAATCGAGTAG
- a CDS encoding helix-turn-helix domain-containing protein produces MTISDINEEMLGDTQAIRAYFFKLGLSSEIADIYLALYAYGEQTISQLARRSGVERTRIYRLMDELQSSGLVEIEAQYKRKLFRAAPISNLQILLSKKEQDLHELYRGLGDLQEVLSNKNHLSEATKVQAYQGVDGLKQMFWNQTRSKGENLSILFENMQNRTKLSFFERWVRVCNERGMKSRSIISDNFVRTQQEWYKNNTNERLINWEGRYIPDGVFPITHSTTIYDDVTSYFNWRDGEVFGIEIHNQEIADAQRQFFEMLWAQAIQIDDMKSLKEQLPKK; encoded by the coding sequence GTGACAATAAGTGATATAAATGAAGAAATGTTGGGTGATACGCAAGCCATCAGGGCGTACTTCTTTAAACTTGGTCTTTCCTCGGAAATAGCCGATATCTATTTGGCACTCTATGCATATGGCGAGCAAACAATATCGCAGCTTGCTCGCCGCTCCGGCGTGGAGCGAACTCGTATCTATCGGCTTATGGACGAGTTGCAATCAAGCGGTTTAGTAGAAATTGAGGCGCAGTACAAGCGCAAGCTCTTCCGGGCCGCACCCATCTCAAATCTTCAAATTTTGCTATCAAAAAAAGAGCAGGATCTTCATGAACTCTATAGGGGCCTTGGTGATCTTCAGGAAGTCCTCTCAAACAAAAATCACCTATCTGAAGCGACAAAAGTTCAAGCATATCAGGGCGTCGATGGTCTGAAACAAATGTTTTGGAACCAGACACGCAGCAAGGGCGAAAATCTTTCAATCCTTTTTGAAAACATGCAAAATCGTACCAAGCTCAGTTTTTTTGAACGATGGGTGCGAGTATGTAACGAGCGCGGAATGAAATCACGAAGTATTATAAGCGATAACTTTGTACGCACGCAGCAAGAATGGTACAAAAACAATACCAACGAACGCCTTATCAATTGGGAGGGACGTTATATTCCTGATGGTGTCTTTCCTATTACCCACTCAACGACTATTTATGATGATGTGACATCGTATTTTAACTGGAGGGATGGTGAGGTTTTTGGCATCGAGATTCATAATCAAGAAATCGCCGATGCGCAGCGGCAGTTCTTTGAGATGCTATGGGCGCAGGCCATACAAATTGACGATATGAAATCCCTCAAAGAGCAGCTCCCTAAAAAATAG
- a CDS encoding ATP-binding protein, translating to MLVSLIVLTLYFWAYFADVKSIGSSLLVPDLAAITAGIAFAVGFVSYLWAPKKLIALGVGSAYALLCLTTTLLVFTTGGTSSPFIALWMVVAVFAGVFGWYALLPLFLATLGYMGWLSFEATLTREMIVTIVLAGELPLVASYLMWHKKDQEVAEGENTTGKAYKELAAEYSQVSGKSDVVISAIADGVIALDSKGTIQLINPAAEQIVGWTRQDALSLDYKSVLKLIDTKDAELTPANDPISQAIATNKEVETDKLSLLTKSGKKLLVSITVSPTGQPGSGVIVVFRDITKAKAEEREQAEFISTASHEMRTPVASIEGYLGLALNPNTSQIDDKAREYIGKAHESAQHLGRLFQDLLDVSKAEDGRLANNPKVVDVVDFMHDIIEGLRPKAEQKGLRMIYKPMPEASDESTQGERRLNPVYYANVDNDHLREVLNNLVENAIKYTPKGDITVDIGGDESGEHIVISVADSGIGIPKEDMAHLFQKFYRVDNSQTREIGGTGLGLYLSRRLVEAMNGRIWVESEFQRGSTFYVEIPRISHEEATRIIEAADIAKEQAPPQIIPDPTYAASAIPAPVPNVASPTPVTTPPPSGAPAPIAPPQVQQMEPTVMSETAYVSPPAESIAEQLHGAIQSVTPPPVTAPAPPSSQPRPMPTAQAPYTVPRVNTPITSIEQDPARYLRPQQAGVVVPPRNQNQP from the coding sequence ATGCTTGTTTCGCTGATCGTATTGACGCTCTATTTCTGGGCATATTTTGCCGATGTTAAAAGCATCGGCTCATCGCTACTCGTACCCGATCTGGCGGCCATTACTGCCGGCATCGCCTTTGCGGTTGGGTTCGTTTCGTACTTATGGGCACCAAAAAAGCTCATCGCACTTGGAGTAGGAAGCGCCTATGCGCTCCTTTGCCTCACCACCACCTTGCTGGTCTTCACAACCGGCGGTACTTCTTCGCCATTCATTGCCTTATGGATGGTGGTTGCCGTATTTGCCGGTGTTTTTGGCTGGTATGCGCTCTTGCCGTTGTTTCTCGCTACGCTTGGGTATATGGGCTGGCTCAGTTTTGAAGCAACCCTCACAAGGGAAATGATCGTTACGATAGTGCTCGCCGGCGAACTTCCGCTTGTCGCGAGTTATCTGATGTGGCACAAAAAAGATCAAGAAGTAGCAGAAGGGGAAAACACCACAGGAAAGGCCTACAAGGAGCTCGCCGCCGAATACAGCCAAGTATCCGGAAAATCGGATGTGGTTATTAGCGCCATCGCCGATGGTGTCATTGCTCTCGACAGCAAAGGCACTATTCAGCTCATCAACCCCGCGGCAGAACAAATCGTCGGTTGGACTAGGCAGGACGCGCTCTCGCTTGATTACAAATCGGTTTTAAAGCTCATCGATACTAAAGATGCCGAACTCACTCCCGCCAACGATCCCATTTCCCAAGCCATAGCCACCAACAAAGAAGTTGAAACAGACAAACTTAGTCTGCTTACAAAATCGGGTAAAAAACTTCTCGTTTCTATTACCGTTTCTCCTACCGGCCAGCCAGGATCCGGAGTTATTGTTGTATTCCGAGACATCACCAAAGCCAAGGCCGAAGAAAGGGAGCAAGCGGAATTTATCAGCACTGCCAGCCACGAAATGCGCACGCCTGTCGCCTCGATAGAAGGATACCTTGGTTTAGCGCTCAACCCCAATACTTCTCAAATCGACGACAAAGCCAGGGAATATATAGGTAAAGCGCACGAATCCGCTCAACACCTTGGACGTCTCTTCCAAGATCTTCTGGATGTCTCGAAGGCTGAAGACGGTCGTCTGGCCAATAACCCCAAGGTTGTTGATGTGGTCGATTTCATGCACGATATTATAGAGGGGTTACGGCCAAAAGCCGAGCAAAAAGGCCTCCGGATGATCTATAAACCCATGCCTGAGGCGAGCGATGAAAGCACCCAGGGCGAGCGTCGCCTCAACCCCGTATATTACGCCAACGTCGACAATGATCATCTGCGCGAAGTACTCAATAACTTGGTTGAAAATGCCATTAAATACACGCCCAAAGGAGATATTACCGTTGATATCGGCGGTGATGAATCGGGCGAACATATCGTTATTTCTGTTGCCGACAGTGGAATCGGCATTCCAAAAGAAGATATGGCACACCTCTTTCAGAAATTTTATAGGGTAGACAACAGCCAAACCCGTGAGATAGGAGGGACCGGGTTAGGACTCTATCTGTCTCGTCGTCTTGTTGAGGCCATGAATGGTCGAATCTGGGTAGAAAGTGAGTTTCAGAGAGGGAGCACTTTCTATGTTGAGATTCCAAGGATCAGTCATGAAGAGGCAACGCGCATAATCGAGGCTGCCGATATCGCAAAAGAACAAGCTCCACCTCAAATTATTCCCGATCCGACGTACGCAGCATCGGCAATTCCAGCTCCTGTGCCAAACGTTGCCTCGCCTACGCCCGTCACGACGCCGCCACCTTCCGGCGCACCAGCTCCTATCGCACCTCCTCAAGTCCAGCAAATGGAGCCAACCGTTATGTCCGAAACGGCCTACGTCAGTCCTCCGGCAGAATCGATTGCCGAGCAGCTTCATGGCGCTATTCAATCTGTTACACCTCCTCCGGTGACTGCGCCAGCACCTCCAAGTAGCCAACCTCGCCCTATGCCAACCGCTCAAGCACCTTATACCGTACCTCGTGTTAATACACCCATTACGAGCATCGAGCAGGACCCCGCACGTTACCTTCGCCCCCAGCAAGCTGGCGTTGTCGTTCCTCCTCGTAACCAAAATCAACCATAA
- a CDS encoding response regulator, which translates to MTKILLVEDDKSLREIYGVRLLAEGYDIVSAGDGEEALAMAIKERPELIISDVMMPKISGFDMLDILRSTTETKDIHVIMMTALSSEDQRARGQALGADKYLVKSQVGIEDVVRTVHEVLKDAPVAGASPAQAFGGPAPSSVPRPAPSVAPRPTTTPAPTAPSFTPPPAPSQPSSPLPQPTAPFSTARPSGLGERVIHPIGSSTPPSDLASRMDQELQGATNPSPVSEPVAPVAPSVPSTPQAPAPALASPASAVPPTTPTPLAPSPSVPSAPQASIIPDGQASGVQFEEIPRPPVPPAPGSSTTPPTPQA; encoded by the coding sequence ATGACCAAAATACTACTGGTAGAAGACGATAAAAGTCTACGCGAAATCTATGGCGTACGGCTTTTGGCCGAAGGCTACGATATTGTCTCAGCGGGTGATGGAGAAGAAGCGCTTGCAATGGCAATAAAAGAGCGCCCTGAACTTATTATCAGTGATGTCATGATGCCTAAAATCAGCGGCTTTGACATGCTTGATATTTTGCGCTCAACAACTGAAACAAAAGATATTCACGTTATCATGATGACCGCACTTTCAAGCGAAGATCAACGCGCTCGCGGCCAGGCGCTTGGTGCCGATAAGTACCTTGTCAAATCGCAGGTAGGAATCGAGGATGTCGTTCGCACCGTTCATGAAGTCCTAAAAGACGCCCCTGTTGCCGGTGCCAGTCCCGCTCAAGCATTCGGTGGTCCTGCACCAAGCAGCGTGCCACGTCCGGCTCCTTCGGTTGCTCCTCGCCCCACAACAACCCCTGCGCCTACAGCACCGTCGTTCACGCCTCCTCCGGCGCCAAGTCAGCCCAGTTCACCACTTCCGCAGCCAACTGCACCATTTTCAACCGCGCGACCTTCCGGACTTGGAGAGCGAGTTATTCATCCGATTGGCTCGTCAACTCCACCAAGTGATCTCGCAAGTCGTATGGACCAAGAACTACAGGGCGCTACGAATCCTTCACCGGTGTCTGAACCAGTAGCTCCGGTGGCACCCTCTGTACCATCTACCCCTCAGGCTCCGGCGCCCGCACTAGCTTCACCCGCATCAGCAGTCCCACCAACCACACCAACACCATTAGCTCCTTCACCTTCAGTCCCTTCAGCACCCCAGGCATCGATCATACCCGACGGGCAAGCCTCCGGTGTTCAATTCGAAGAAATACCTCGTCCGCCGGTACCCCCTGCGCCAGGCAGCTCAACAACGCCACCCACACCTCAGGCATGA